A single region of the Gracilibacillus caseinilyticus genome encodes:
- a CDS encoding PhoH family protein, which produces MTEDLKMIDLQIENPNEALSLFGTEDRHLKQLEEQLQVSITSRGEQISVSGTDTDISIIQDVLNGLLGIIRKGISISERDVIYAVDLAKKGKINQLETLFEDEITKTANGKSIRVKTLGQRHYLQTMKQNDLVFGIGPAGTGKTYLAVVMAVHALKNGKVKRIILTRPAVEAGESLGFLPGDLKEKVDPYLRPLYDALHDVLGTEHTLRLIERGTIEIAPLAYMRGRTLDDAFVILDEAQNTTNAQMKMFLTRLGFGSKMVITGDVTQIDLPKGVLSGLTEAKDKLAGLKGIGIVYLSQSDVVRHPIVQKIIEAYEH; this is translated from the coding sequence ATGACAGAAGACCTAAAAATGATTGATTTACAAATAGAAAATCCGAATGAGGCGTTAAGTCTTTTTGGCACGGAAGATCGTCACTTGAAACAATTAGAAGAACAATTACAGGTATCTATTACATCACGTGGCGAGCAAATTAGTGTGTCAGGAACCGATACTGATATATCCATCATACAGGATGTATTAAATGGGCTGCTGGGTATTATCCGCAAAGGAATTTCCATTAGTGAGCGGGATGTTATTTATGCCGTTGATTTAGCAAAGAAAGGTAAAATCAATCAATTAGAAACTTTATTTGAAGATGAGATTACCAAAACAGCTAATGGAAAATCCATTCGAGTCAAGACACTGGGACAACGACATTATTTGCAAACGATGAAACAGAATGACCTTGTATTTGGTATTGGCCCTGCAGGTACAGGGAAGACATATTTAGCTGTTGTAATGGCTGTACATGCTCTTAAGAACGGAAAAGTAAAACGAATTATATTGACAAGACCAGCTGTCGAAGCGGGTGAAAGCTTAGGCTTCCTGCCTGGTGACTTAAAAGAAAAAGTAGATCCATACTTACGTCCCTTATATGATGCATTGCACGATGTTCTTGGAACAGAACACACTTTGCGTTTGATAGAAAGAGGTACTATTGAAATAGCGCCGCTTGCTTATATGCGTGGAAGAACACTTGATGATGCTTTTGTCATACTTGATGAAGCTCAAAATACAACCAACGCTCAAATGAAAATGTTTTTAACAAGGTTAGGCTTCGGTTCGAAGATGGTTATTACAGGGGATGTTACTCAAATTGACCTACCAAAAGGCGTACTATCAGGGTTAACAGAAGCAAAAGATAAATTAGCAGGTTTGAAAGGGATCGGTATCGTCTACTTATCACAGTCTGACGTAGTTCGGCATCCTATTGTCCAAAAAATTATTGAAGCATACGAGCATTAA
- a CDS encoding HD family phosphohydrolase, whose protein sequence is MKRISVWKQFVTSLSQHRIHQLIANCSVIAVVFLLVSFQNVQSETYDFEKLAVAKETIRSPITIENTKETERRIREVVQSVEDHYEISEEVVEEQVTYINEMFDAINKIESGQVDIDEEQSNLADISDRITYLEGLVQDDIMEAVDTDSLTTLFQASHEDRVLAKELISTGLYDVYHSGIKSEEVEQAIQTVQQKLSFSTLDYSFVQALNPLIAVSIKPNSFFSADETNQAQQQARNSVEPVMIQAGEVLVEEGQLITNDIYEQLEVAGLLHEERNYYPLIGLCLLILLIGLFIFLECRYQDIQSSLNARKLMAIAALSIFIMVMMKVVSVYATSTNPLYYVTPVAAVSMLLKILINERMALVMSIYYAIMGCVIFNSNIPGLLNMEAGIYILFSQLAGTFFLSEIKDKSSIIKSGLVTSVVNMVSICLFLFLSFEKYAWIDYVTFSGYGFFSAMLATILTIGMLPFFESGLRILSDTKLLALSSPNQPLLRKLLIEAPGTYHHSIMVANLSEASCEAIGANGLLARVAAYYHDLGKTIRPHYFIENQMGMKNPHDYLDPYQSAEIILHHPLDSAKLLKQNKLPVEIIDIAQQHHGTTLLKYFYYKAKERSEHVKEEDFRYEGPKPCTKEAAVVSICDSIEAAVRSLANPAQEEIEKIVTSIFEDRLLDGQLNESTLTFKELEQMKLVICETLKGIYHSRIQYPNDSKMKEAK, encoded by the coding sequence TTGAAACGAATTTCGGTCTGGAAACAATTTGTCACCTCTCTTTCTCAACACCGCATTCATCAACTGATAGCTAACTGCTCGGTAATTGCAGTTGTTTTTTTGCTTGTCAGTTTTCAAAACGTGCAATCCGAAACCTACGATTTTGAGAAATTAGCTGTTGCGAAAGAGACGATTCGATCCCCTATCACGATAGAAAATACAAAAGAAACTGAGAGACGGATTAGAGAAGTGGTTCAGTCAGTTGAGGATCATTATGAAATATCAGAAGAAGTCGTGGAAGAGCAAGTTACATATATTAATGAAATGTTTGATGCTATTAATAAAATAGAGAGTGGACAGGTTGATATCGATGAGGAACAATCTAATTTGGCCGACATATCTGATAGAATTACTTACCTCGAAGGACTCGTACAAGACGATATAATGGAAGCGGTAGACACAGATTCGCTTACAACGTTGTTCCAAGCTTCACATGAAGACCGTGTATTGGCAAAAGAATTAATCTCAACAGGGCTATATGATGTTTATCATAGTGGGATCAAATCAGAAGAAGTCGAACAAGCGATACAAACTGTGCAGCAAAAGCTTTCATTCTCCACTTTGGATTATTCTTTTGTACAGGCATTAAATCCATTAATAGCCGTCAGTATCAAGCCAAATTCTTTCTTCTCAGCAGACGAAACAAATCAGGCACAGCAACAGGCGAGAAACAGTGTAGAACCTGTTATGATACAAGCAGGAGAAGTACTGGTGGAAGAAGGTCAATTAATTACAAATGATATCTATGAACAGTTAGAGGTTGCAGGACTATTACACGAAGAACGTAATTATTATCCGCTAATCGGCTTGTGTTTATTAATACTATTAATTGGTTTATTTATTTTTTTAGAATGTCGCTATCAGGATATTCAGTCCAGTTTAAATGCTCGTAAATTAATGGCAATTGCAGCTTTGAGTATTTTTATCATGGTAATGATGAAGGTAGTCAGTGTGTATGCCACTTCAACCAATCCGTTATATTATGTGACGCCAGTTGCTGCGGTGTCCATGTTACTAAAAATATTAATAAATGAACGAATGGCACTAGTCATGTCCATTTATTATGCTATTATGGGCTGTGTTATTTTTAATTCGAATATTCCAGGTTTGCTGAATATGGAAGCTGGAATTTATATCTTATTTTCTCAATTGGCAGGGACGTTTTTTCTATCCGAAATTAAGGATAAGAGCTCTATTATTAAGAGTGGATTAGTTACCTCTGTCGTAAACATGGTTTCAATCTGTTTATTTTTATTCTTGTCATTTGAAAAATATGCATGGATAGATTACGTAACATTTAGTGGTTACGGCTTTTTTTCAGCAATGTTAGCAACCATATTAACGATTGGAATGTTGCCGTTTTTTGAATCAGGTTTACGAATATTATCTGATACAAAATTATTGGCTTTATCAAGTCCAAATCAACCATTATTAAGGAAATTATTAATTGAAGCACCTGGCACTTACCATCATAGTATCATGGTTGCGAATTTAAGTGAGGCATCCTGTGAAGCAATCGGAGCTAATGGACTGCTTGCAAGAGTAGCAGCCTACTATCATGACTTGGGTAAAACGATACGTCCTCATTATTTTATCGAAAATCAGATGGGGATGAAAAACCCGCATGATTATTTGGACCCTTATCAGAGTGCGGAAATCATTTTACATCATCCGTTAGACAGCGCAAAATTATTAAAGCAAAATAAGCTGCCAGTAGAAATCATCGACATTGCACAACAGCATCACGGAACGACGCTGTTAAAATATTTTTATTATAAGGCTAAAGAGCGTAGCGAACATGTCAAGGAAGAAGATTTTCGCTATGAAGGACCAAAACCATGTACGAAGGAAGCAGCAGTTGTATCCATTTGTGACTCGATCGAAGCGGCAGTTCGTTCGTTAGCGAATCCAGCACAAGAAGAAATCGAAAAGATTGTAACCTCTATATTCGAAGATCGATTATTAGATGGACAATTAAACGAAAGCACATTGACCTTTAAAGAATTAGAACAAATGAAATTAGTCATATGTGAGACACTAAAAGGAATTTATCACTCAAGAATTCAATATCCTAATGATTCGAAGATGAAGGAGGCGAAATAA
- the ybeY gene encoding rRNA maturation RNase YbeY — MEIDFQDETGKVKETHMDLIQQLLLYAGEYQSISPDAELSVTFVDNNEIKLLNKQYRGLDKPTDVLSFALEEEAEEEIKIKGADIPIALGDIIISVDKAEQQAQDYNHSYDRELGFLALHGFLHLLGYDHMNPDDEKKMFLKQEEILNGFGLSREK, encoded by the coding sequence ATGGAGATAGATTTTCAAGATGAAACCGGGAAAGTAAAGGAGACACACATGGATTTGATTCAGCAGTTGCTATTATATGCTGGAGAATATCAAAGCATATCACCTGATGCGGAGCTTTCGGTAACATTTGTTGATAACAATGAAATCAAGTTACTTAATAAACAATACCGGGGATTAGACAAGCCAACTGATGTATTATCATTTGCTTTGGAGGAAGAAGCAGAAGAAGAAATAAAGATAAAAGGAGCAGATATCCCCATCGCTTTAGGAGATATAATTATATCTGTAGATAAGGCTGAACAACAAGCTCAAGATTATAATCATTCCTATGACAGGGAACTTGGCTTTCTGGCTTTACATGGCTTCTTACATCTGCTTGGATATGACCATATGAATCCGGATGATGAGAAAAAAATGTTTTTAAAACAAGAGGAGATCTTAAATGGTTTCGGATTATCGAGGGAAAAATAA
- a CDS encoding diacylglycerol kinase: protein MVSDYRGKNKFHIGAKYAWNGLKVAVQTERNIKIHFVAGIMASLLGMAVSISVIEWVLLILTISAVISMELMNTALERALNHLEPDHQPAIGIAKDLAAAAVFITAIAAFLIGCLIFIPYFFEIF from the coding sequence ATGGTTTCGGATTATCGAGGGAAAAATAAATTTCACATCGGTGCTAAATATGCATGGAATGGCTTAAAGGTTGCTGTACAAACAGAGCGGAATATCAAAATACATTTTGTCGCAGGCATTATGGCTTCATTGCTTGGTATGGCTGTGTCGATTTCTGTTATAGAGTGGGTACTTCTAATCCTAACGATCAGTGCAGTAATAAGTATGGAATTAATGAATACAGCATTAGAGCGAGCATTGAACCATCTTGAACCAGATCACCAGCCAGCGATCGGCATCGCAAAGGATTTGGCAGCAGCTGCAGTATTTATTACAGCAATCGCGGCTTTTCTAATCGGATGCCTTATTTTTATCCCTTATTTTTTCGAAATTTTTTAG